Proteins from one Deinococcus sp. AB2017081 genomic window:
- a CDS encoding nucleoside triphosphate pyrophosphohydrolase — MGKLVRDRIPDLFGGTAHVLDDDGYRAALRDKLQEEVTEYLASGEVLELADVLEVVNALAPLDGISATELDGMRGQKAQDRGAFRDRLWWTPT, encoded by the coding sequence ATGGGAAAACTCGTCCGTGACCGCATTCCAGACCTGTTCGGCGGCACCGCCCACGTGCTGGACGACGACGGATACCGCGCCGCCCTGCGCGACAAGCTTCAGGAAGAGGTCACGGAATATCTGGCATCCGGTGAGGTGCTGGAACTCGCGGACGTACTGGAGGTGGTGAACGCACTGGCGCCCCTCGACGGCATCTCGGCCACTGAACTGGACGGCATGAGAGGCCAGAAGGCTCAGGATCGAGGCGCGTTCCGTGACCGGCTGTGGTGGACGCCGACCTAA
- the ffh gene encoding signal recognition particle protein, with product MFESLGNKLQDILDRVGKERQLTESQVKAAMREVRMALLEADVNFGVAKDFVARVTEKAVGQQVEGSLNAGQTVVKLVHDELIETLGGKSAQPELKTEGNVWFMVGLQGAGKTTSTGKLASLYKSKGRRVLLVAADTQRPAARDQLEVLARQVGVPILKVADGESPAETKRRVDEHLKTDFRDLVIVDTAGRLQIDEALMGQLADLQTAMKPTESLLVVDAMTGQEALNVAQTFDQRVNVTGLVITKMDGDARGGAALSARSVTGKPIYFAGTSEKISGLEPFYPDRVAGRILGMGDVLGLIERAQQADLKAMEVKKPGDFDLEDLLTQLRQIRKMGPLGDLMKLIPGMSRALPEGFNVDEKQIQRIDAMISSMTLKERRNPKIIDGRRRKRIAEGSGHTVQDINRLLKMHEQMKDMMKMLGRMQGGKPGGKMPRLPNTPPTFKR from the coding sequence ATGTTTGAGTCGCTGGGCAACAAGTTGCAGGACATCCTCGACCGGGTCGGGAAGGAACGCCAGCTGACCGAGTCGCAGGTCAAGGCCGCAATGCGCGAGGTTCGCATGGCCCTGCTGGAAGCCGACGTGAACTTCGGCGTCGCCAAGGACTTCGTGGCTCGCGTGACCGAGAAGGCCGTGGGTCAGCAGGTGGAAGGCAGCCTGAACGCCGGGCAGACCGTCGTGAAACTGGTGCACGACGAGCTGATCGAGACCCTGGGCGGCAAGAGTGCCCAGCCCGAGCTAAAGACCGAGGGCAACGTGTGGTTCATGGTCGGGCTCCAGGGGGCCGGCAAGACGACCAGCACGGGCAAGCTCGCGTCGCTGTACAAGAGCAAGGGCCGCCGCGTGCTGCTGGTGGCCGCCGACACGCAGCGCCCCGCCGCCCGCGACCAGCTGGAAGTCCTGGCGCGGCAGGTGGGCGTGCCGATCCTCAAGGTCGCCGACGGCGAGAGCCCCGCCGAGACGAAGCGCCGCGTGGACGAGCACCTCAAGACCGATTTCCGCGACCTCGTGATCGTGGACACCGCCGGTCGTCTCCAGATCGACGAGGCGCTGATGGGCCAGCTGGCTGACCTCCAGACCGCCATGAAGCCCACCGAGAGCCTGTTGGTCGTGGACGCCATGACCGGGCAGGAGGCGCTGAACGTGGCCCAGACCTTCGACCAGCGCGTGAACGTGACGGGACTGGTCATCACCAAGATGGACGGCGACGCCCGTGGTGGGGCCGCCCTGTCGGCCCGCAGTGTCACCGGCAAGCCGATCTACTTCGCGGGCACCAGCGAGAAGATCAGCGGCCTGGAGCCCTTCTACCCGGATCGGGTGGCCGGGCGCATCCTGGGCATGGGCGACGTGCTGGGCCTGATCGAGCGGGCGCAGCAGGCCGACCTGAAGGCCATGGAGGTCAAGAAGCCCGGCGACTTCGACCTCGAAGACCTGCTGACGCAGCTGCGCCAGATCCGCAAGATGGGGCCGCTGGGCGATCTGATGAAGCTGATTCCCGGCATGAGCCGTGCCCTGCCCGAGGGCTTCAATGTCGACGAGAAGCAGATCCAGCGCATTGACGCCATGATCAGCAGCATGACCCTGAAAGAGCGGCGCAATCCGAAGATCATCGACGGCCGCCGCCGCAAGCGTATTGCCGAGGGCAGCGGGCACACCGTGCAGGACATCAACCGGCTCCTGAAGATGCACGAGCAGATGAAGGACATGATGAAGATGCTCGGCCGGATGCAGGGCGGCAAACCCGGCGGCAAGATGCCCCGGCTACCGAACACGCCCCCGACCTTCAAGCGTTGA
- a CDS encoding PxKF domain-containing protein — MFTASDGGSGLKADQGLNDDSQFTLTASAQSASAAQPTTVSKTIADNAGNTTTRTVSALIDTTRPTISAQTYGLKADGVTLTDDPISPNENGWFNRTVVIRFTCADALSGVVASGPGACPADVTVDSDTPDAGETVTGTVKDNAGNTSLPASETVRVDTAAPGISAAVSPDANSAGWHRSDAMVTFTCTGLGTGGRCPAPVSVTQNTDADGTVVSATATDRAGNTASATATVKLDRTSPDARLAASGTLGLNGWYRGTVSFSTAGSTDALSGLAGCTAVASLATDDPSHTVVTTCTDVAGNSATASLTVKRDATPPTISATPDRPANASGWYRANVTVAFTCADATSGVGTCPDSEVVSDEGSTPVSATVTDQAGNQATSPALTIRLDRTAPAAQVAATTTPNSAGWYRTDVAFATTGSDALSGVETCTTPATLDDDATGHVATGTCTDRAGNTSPVASSAPVNRDTVKPTLVLAAASAPNAAGWYRQDVAFVLTKSDDRSGIDTASCTGPAPITAEGTGLTTTASCSDVAGNSASVTSAGVKIDTTAPSATLTPSPATPNGMNGWYRSGPISFAATGTDIVPAGVNGVSGSVTCSAVDAIAGDTSGTTVSTTCSDAAGNSATSAALTVRLDSASPTATISPSPAAPDGLNGWYRSGPITFTTSGTDTLSGNVTCTAIPAISADTPGTTVTTTCTDEAGNPMTASLPVKLDQTAPTLTVPANITVTATGNSQAVVSFAAATASDNFTSPVSATCDRVSGASYPVGTTTVTCAATDQAGNTTTRTFTIMVKYAFTGFFQPIDMSTSASLVYNTVKSGSAIPVKFRLGGNQGMTIFSANSPTFTMIACNAMAPVDDLEELSTATNSGLTWDAAAQQYVYVWKTSTTAQRAGSCYQLTVKFLDGTSQTAFFKFR, encoded by the coding sequence GTGTTCACCGCCAGCGATGGCGGCTCGGGCCTTAAAGCCGATCAGGGTCTGAATGACGACAGCCAGTTCACCCTGACCGCGAGCGCCCAGTCAGCCAGCGCGGCGCAGCCCACGACGGTCAGCAAGACCATCGCAGACAACGCCGGCAACACCACCACCCGCACCGTGAGTGCTCTGATCGACACGACCCGACCCACCATCAGCGCCCAGACGTACGGCCTGAAGGCCGACGGCGTGACCCTGACCGACGACCCGATCTCACCCAACGAGAACGGCTGGTTCAACCGAACCGTGGTAATCCGGTTCACCTGTGCCGACGCACTGTCGGGCGTGGTCGCCAGCGGGCCAGGGGCGTGTCCCGCCGACGTGACGGTCGACAGTGACACGCCGGACGCCGGAGAGACCGTCACCGGCACGGTGAAGGACAACGCCGGGAACACCAGCCTGCCAGCCTCCGAGACCGTGCGGGTGGACACGGCCGCCCCCGGCATCTCGGCGGCCGTGTCGCCGGACGCGAACAGTGCGGGCTGGCACCGCAGCGACGCGATGGTGACGTTCACGTGCACGGGCCTGGGCACAGGCGGCCGCTGCCCCGCGCCGGTCAGCGTGACCCAGAACACCGATGCCGACGGCACCGTGGTCAGCGCGACCGCGACCGACCGCGCCGGCAACACCGCCAGCGCCACCGCGACCGTGAAACTCGACAGAACCTCGCCGGACGCGAGACTCGCGGCCAGCGGCACGCTGGGCCTGAACGGCTGGTACCGGGGCACGGTCAGCTTCAGCACAGCCGGCAGCACGGACGCCCTGAGTGGACTGGCCGGCTGCACAGCAGTGGCTTCCCTGGCGACCGACGACCCCAGCCACACCGTCGTGACCACCTGCACGGACGTCGCCGGCAACTCCGCCACCGCTTCCCTGACCGTGAAACGCGACGCCACCCCGCCGACCATCTCGGCCACGCCGGATCGTCCGGCAAACGCCAGCGGCTGGTACCGCGCGAACGTGACCGTCGCCTTCACCTGCGCAGACGCCACGTCTGGCGTGGGCACCTGCCCGGACAGCGAGGTCGTGAGCGACGAGGGCAGCACGCCGGTGAGCGCCACCGTCACCGATCAGGCGGGCAATCAGGCCACGAGTCCGGCCCTGACCATCCGCCTCGACCGCACGGCACCGGCAGCCCAGGTGGCCGCGACGACCACTCCGAACAGTGCCGGCTGGTACCGCACGGACGTTGCCTTCGCCACCACCGGCTCCGACGCGCTGAGTGGCGTGGAGACCTGCACCACACCCGCGACCCTGGACGACGACGCGACCGGCCATGTCGCCACCGGCACCTGCACGGACAGGGCTGGAAATACGAGCCCTGTGGCGTCCAGCGCCCCCGTGAACCGCGACACCGTGAAGCCGACTCTGGTATTGGCCGCGGCGAGTGCACCGAATGCGGCCGGCTGGTACCGACAGGATGTGGCCTTCGTCCTCACGAAGAGTGACGACCGCAGCGGCATCGATACCGCTTCGTGCACCGGCCCGGCTCCGATCACCGCCGAGGGCACCGGCCTGACCACCACCGCGTCGTGCTCGGATGTCGCGGGCAACAGCGCCAGCGTGACGTCGGCCGGCGTGAAAATCGACACCACCGCCCCCAGCGCCACCCTGACACCCAGCCCCGCCACGCCCAATGGAATGAACGGCTGGTACCGCAGCGGCCCGATCAGCTTCGCGGCCACCGGAACGGACATCGTCCCCGCCGGCGTGAACGGCGTGAGCGGCAGCGTGACCTGCAGCGCGGTCGACGCCATTGCCGGCGACACCTCCGGAACGACGGTCTCGACGACCTGCTCCGACGCGGCCGGGAACAGCGCGACCAGCGCTGCACTGACCGTCAGACTCGATTCGGCGTCCCCCACCGCGACCATCTCCCCCAGCCCGGCCGCGCCGGACGGCTTGAACGGGTGGTACAGAAGCGGCCCCATCACCTTCACCACCTCGGGCACCGACACGCTCAGCGGGAACGTGACGTGCACGGCTATCCCGGCCATCTCGGCCGACACGCCGGGCACCACGGTCACGACCACGTGTACGGACGAGGCCGGCAACCCGATGACGGCAAGCCTGCCGGTGAAACTCGACCAGACCGCCCCCACCCTGACCGTGCCCGCCAACATCACAGTGACCGCGACCGGCAACAGCCAGGCGGTGGTGAGCTTCGCCGCCGCGACGGCCTCGGACAACTTCACGTCGCCGGTCAGCGCGACCTGTGACCGGGTCAGCGGAGCGAGCTATCCGGTCGGCACGACCACGGTGACCTGCGCGGCCACGGATCAGGCTGGCAACACGACGACCCGAACCTTCACGATCATGGTGAAATACGCCTTCACCGGCTTCTTCCAGCCGATCGACATGAGCACGTCCGCGTCACTGGTCTACAACACCGTGAAATCCGGCAGCGCCATCCCGGTGAAATTCCGGCTCGGTGGCAACCAGGGCATGACCATCTTCTCGGCCAACTCCCCCACCTTCACCATGATCGCCTGTAACGCCATGGCACCTGTCGATGACCTCGAGGAACTGTCCACGGCCACAAACTCGGGCCTGACGTGGGATGCCGCCGCCCAGCAGTATGTGTACGTGTGGAAGACCAGCACGACCGCACAGCGGGCCGGATCGTGCTACCAGCTGACTGTGAAATTCCTGGACGGCACGTCACAGACCGCGTTCTTCAAGTTCCGCTAG
- a CDS encoding barstar family protein: protein MIQVFDSAPAGLQPAPKDPRMLAAGYQVSVREVNFGTVTDRESLMLAFLGGLALTQSFGRNWDALYDVLTDPETRPARFALLLCGYARFRSRHATLAAPLEATLIDAQAEATRLGRQLWLLIEEADSDPDAW, encoded by the coding sequence ATGATCCAGGTCTTCGACTCGGCCCCAGCCGGCCTGCAACCCGCCCCCAAGGATCCCCGGATGCTCGCCGCCGGCTACCAGGTCAGCGTGCGCGAGGTGAACTTCGGCACCGTGACGGATCGGGAGTCCCTGATGCTCGCCTTCCTGGGTGGGCTGGCACTCACGCAGTCGTTCGGGCGCAACTGGGACGCGCTATATGACGTACTGACTGACCCCGAGACGCGTCCCGCCCGCTTTGCGCTGCTCCTGTGCGGCTACGCACGATTCCGGAGCCGCCACGCGACCCTCGCCGCACCGCTCGAGGCGACCCTGATCGACGCGCAGGCCGAGGCGACCCGCCTGGGCCGCCAGCTGTGGCTCCTGATCGAGGAAGCCGACAGCGACCCGGACGCGTGGTGA
- a CDS encoding ribonuclease domain-containing protein — translation MSRLPIILAALLLTLCACADPSEARPTQTTVQTPTQTSGQTAGQTAQPTRDPHSGLRYIRASDLPREAPPVLTQIARGGPFRYERDGVTFGNREGILPRQPRGTYREYTVPTPGSRDRGARRIVCAGASRSTDECYYTADHYASFRRIQP, via the coding sequence GTGTCCCGACTGCCGATAATCCTGGCCGCCCTGCTGCTGACGCTGTGCGCCTGTGCCGACCCCAGCGAGGCCAGACCGACCCAGACCACCGTTCAGACGCCTACCCAGACATCTGGGCAGACCGCCGGGCAGACGGCCCAGCCGACCCGTGATCCGCACAGCGGCCTGCGGTACATCCGGGCCAGCGACCTCCCGCGCGAGGCCCCACCGGTGCTCACGCAGATCGCGCGGGGCGGGCCCTTCCGCTACGAGCGGGACGGCGTGACCTTCGGCAACCGTGAGGGCATCCTGCCCCGCCAGCCCCGGGGCACGTACCGCGAATACACCGTGCCCACCCCCGGCAGCCGCGACCGTGGTGCCCGGCGGATCGTGTGCGCCGGGGCCAGCCGCAGCACCGACGAGTGCTACTACACCGCCGACCACTACGCCAGCTTCCGGAGAATCCAGCCATGA
- a CDS encoding heme-dependent oxidative N-demethylase subunit alpha family protein, which produces MRPPVMYRPFASGRYEVAAGLYRLGVQPIPWREDGAAEHHTFALDNTFSQFVASKVAAHRRALHEYAGEANLRPALREAALSFIARTLAADSGGAITWDGAYLHHAPLGWTARLDVVRGTVEGLTRAPAPHAALVEDTRPVNALDVLGLCAQEDLAIISRGESGDWLAATHVLSPQHWDPRDKLGRDFVAVHAPVAGSGPMNATAPRLVDAVITRGPFVRFAWGISMTDRLDHHPAAPPDADRHAATTFDAARAFVRVERQTLTGFADADGALFTIRPYTYPLTAAVREPAQARALAAAIRTMTPEQVAYKGLSGLRHDLLTWLDGRAQTPA; this is translated from the coding sequence ATGCGCCCGCCCGTCATGTACCGCCCCTTCGCCAGCGGCAGGTACGAGGTCGCTGCGGGGCTGTACCGGCTGGGCGTACAGCCGATTCCGTGGCGTGAGGACGGCGCGGCCGAACACCACACTTTCGCGCTGGACAATACGTTTTCGCAGTTCGTGGCGAGCAAGGTCGCCGCGCACCGCCGTGCCCTGCACGAGTACGCGGGCGAGGCGAACCTGCGCCCGGCGCTGCGAGAGGCGGCGCTGTCGTTCATCGCACGGACACTTGCGGCCGACAGTGGCGGGGCAATCACCTGGGACGGCGCGTACCTCCACCACGCCCCGCTGGGCTGGACGGCGCGGCTGGATGTCGTGCGGGGCACCGTGGAGGGCCTGACCCGTGCTCCCGCACCACACGCGGCGCTGGTCGAGGACACCCGGCCGGTCAACGCGCTGGATGTCCTCGGCCTGTGCGCCCAGGAGGATCTGGCAATTATCTCGCGGGGGGAATCCGGCGACTGGCTGGCCGCCACTCACGTGCTGAGCCCGCAGCACTGGGATCCGCGCGACAAGCTGGGACGGGACTTCGTGGCCGTGCACGCGCCGGTGGCGGGCAGCGGCCCTATGAACGCCACCGCGCCACGTCTGGTGGACGCCGTGATCACGCGCGGCCCCTTCGTGCGCTTCGCGTGGGGCATCAGCATGACGGACCGCCTGGATCACCACCCGGCCGCGCCGCCCGACGCCGACCGGCACGCGGCCACCACCTTCGATGCGGCCCGCGCCTTCGTGCGCGTGGAACGCCAGACGCTGACCGGTTTCGCGGATGCCGACGGCGCGCTGTTCACCATCCGGCCCTACACGTACCCGCTGACGGCGGCGGTGCGGGAGCCGGCACAGGCCCGTGCCCTGGCCGCCGCGATCCGCACGATGACGCCGGAGCAGGTGGCGTACAAGGGCCTGAGCGGCCTGCGCCACGATCTGCTGACGTGGCTGGATGGCCGTGCTCAGACCCCGGCGTGA
- a CDS encoding undecaprenyl-diphosphate phosphatase — MDALYSIILGIVEGITEFLPISSTGHLIVAGELLRGSLAPNWTKEMSSAFEVIIQGGAILSVLVYYWKDFLKVRDIPTDATQRQLWTSVIIGCIPAVVLGVLFGSTIKRLLFTPSVVAWALIVGGILIWLVESRRVTPRVHRVEEITPIKALGIGAVQCLALLWPGFSRSASSILGGMMMGLDRPTATQFSFYLGFLTLGGAALLDLVKSREVLAQIGVLNMALGIGVSFIVAYLSIGWLLRFVSTNDFKPFAVYRVVVGVIILALIATGVLSNASLA; from the coding sequence ATGGACGCTCTGTACTCGATCATCCTGGGCATCGTCGAGGGAATCACGGAATTCCTCCCGATCAGCTCGACCGGCCACCTCATCGTCGCAGGCGAGCTGCTGCGGGGCTCGCTGGCCCCGAACTGGACGAAGGAGATGAGCAGCGCGTTCGAGGTCATCATCCAGGGCGGCGCGATCCTGTCGGTGCTGGTGTACTACTGGAAGGACTTCCTGAAGGTGCGCGACATCCCCACCGACGCCACACAGCGCCAGCTGTGGACGAGCGTGATCATCGGCTGCATTCCGGCCGTCGTGCTGGGAGTGCTGTTCGGCTCGACCATCAAGCGGCTGCTGTTCACTCCCAGCGTGGTCGCGTGGGCGCTGATCGTGGGCGGCATCCTGATCTGGCTGGTCGAGAGCCGCCGCGTCACGCCGCGCGTGCACCGCGTCGAGGAGATCACGCCCATCAAGGCGCTGGGCATCGGGGCCGTGCAGTGCCTGGCGCTGCTGTGGCCGGGCTTCTCGCGCTCGGCCAGCTCGATCCTGGGCGGCATGATGATGGGTCTGGATCGCCCCACCGCCACGCAGTTCAGTTTCTACCTGGGCTTCCTGACCCTGGGCGGCGCGGCCCTGCTCGACCTGGTCAAGAGCCGCGAGGTGCTGGCCCAGATCGGCGTGCTGAACATGGCCCTGGGCATCGGCGTGAGCTTCATCGTGGCGTACCTGTCGATCGGGTGGCTGCTGCGCTTCGTGTCCACCAACGATTTCAAACCTTTTGCCGTGTACCGCGTCGTGGTCGGCGTCATCATCCTGGCCCTGATCGCCACGGGTGTGCTGAGCAACGCCAGCCTGGCATAA
- a CDS encoding aminoglycoside phosphotransferase family protein, whose amino-acid sequence MDVTALMAGWQLNLDGDAIHTASSEVYPVIAGGRPAMLKVARVDEETRGHDLMMWLDGEGAARVYRREGDALLMERLDAEPSLVDMVRSDDDGASRILVQAAQAVHRDRPAPWPELPTLRPWFRALEAAAPGGGAWAEAWAVARSLLDDPRDVRPLHGDIHHGNVLWSGERGWVVIDPKGLIGDSGYDYANMLCNPSLEVSLRPGRLERQVAVVAQAGGPPPEQLLGWVQAYAGLSAAWSAQDGHTGHASRTLELSRLAGGLLSARQN is encoded by the coding sequence GTGGATGTAACTGCCCTGATGGCCGGCTGGCAGCTGAACCTCGATGGAGACGCGATTCACACTGCCTCCAGCGAGGTCTATCCGGTAATCGCTGGGGGCCGCCCCGCCATGCTGAAGGTCGCCCGTGTGGACGAGGAGACGCGCGGCCACGATCTGATGATGTGGCTGGACGGCGAGGGTGCGGCGCGGGTGTACCGCCGTGAGGGAGACGCCCTGCTGATGGAACGGCTGGATGCCGAGCCCTCGCTGGTGGATATGGTGCGCTCTGATGACGACGGAGCGTCGCGGATTCTCGTGCAGGCGGCCCAGGCCGTGCACCGTGACCGCCCCGCGCCGTGGCCCGAACTGCCCACGCTGCGGCCGTGGTTCCGGGCACTGGAGGCCGCCGCGCCCGGCGGGGGAGCGTGGGCCGAGGCGTGGGCGGTGGCCCGCTCATTGCTCGACGACCCCAGGGACGTGCGCCCGCTGCACGGCGACATCCACCACGGCAACGTGCTGTGGTCGGGGGAGCGCGGCTGGGTGGTCATAGACCCCAAGGGCCTGATTGGGGATAGCGGCTACGACTACGCCAACATGCTGTGCAATCCGTCGCTGGAGGTCTCGCTGCGTCCGGGTCGGCTGGAGCGGCAGGTCGCGGTGGTCGCGCAGGCGGGCGGCCCCCCGCCGGAGCAGCTGCTCGGGTGGGTGCAGGCCTACGCGGGCCTGTCGGCGGCGTGGTCGGCGCAGGACGGGCACACCGGGCACGCGTCGCGGACGCTGGAACTGTCGCGGCTCGCGGGAGGTCTCCTCAGCGCCCGGCAGAACTGA
- the rpsB gene encoding 30S ribosomal protein S2: MSYISMKQLLEAGVHFGHETKRWNPKFKRFIFAERNGIFIIDLQKTLKQVDRSFDFIKDLAERGGVILFVGTKKQAQEIVELEARRTGMPFVTSRWLGGMLTNFKTIRTRVDRLNELDDLFESGRINDRPKAERIELGNQRERLVRFVGGIRKMNRLPDAIFVVDPTKEVIAVQEANRLGIPVIALADTDSDPDVIDYIVPGNDDAIRSIQLITHRIGDLLVEARGGGEDVAAEVPADQADDAELAESN, encoded by the coding sequence ATGTCGTACATCTCCATGAAGCAGCTCCTCGAGGCCGGCGTGCACTTCGGCCACGAAACCAAGCGCTGGAACCCCAAGTTCAAGCGCTTCATCTTCGCCGAGCGCAACGGCATCTTCATCATCGACCTCCAGAAGACCCTCAAGCAGGTCGACCGCAGCTTCGACTTCATCAAGGATCTGGCCGAGCGTGGCGGCGTCATCCTGTTCGTCGGCACCAAGAAGCAGGCCCAGGAGATCGTCGAGCTGGAAGCCCGCCGCACCGGCATGCCCTTTGTCACCAGCCGCTGGCTGGGCGGGATGCTCACCAACTTCAAGACCATCCGCACGCGGGTGGATCGTCTGAACGAACTCGACGACCTGTTCGAGTCCGGCCGCATCAACGACCGGCCCAAGGCCGAGCGCATCGAGCTGGGCAACCAGCGCGAGCGTCTGGTGCGCTTCGTGGGTGGCATCCGCAAGATGAACCGCCTGCCCGACGCGATCTTCGTGGTCGACCCGACCAAGGAAGTCATCGCCGTGCAGGAGGCCAACCGTCTGGGCATCCCCGTGATCGCCCTGGCCGACACCGACAGTGACCCCGATGTCATCGACTACATCGTGCCCGGCAACGACGACGCGATCCGCAGCATCCAGCTGATCACGCACCGCATCGGCGACCTGCTGGTCGAGGCGCGTGGCGGCGGCGAGGACGTGGCCGCCGAAGTCCCGGCCGATCAGGCCGACGACGCGGAACTCGCGGAAAGCAACTAA
- the tsf gene encoding translation elongation factor Ts: MMESIKKLRELTGAGMMDVKKALADAGNDEDKAVALLRERGIVKAAKKADREAREGLVRFVVDGNRAAIVEVNSETDFVARNADFQALVEKLAQAALSAKTSDIEEFRNAALDGDTVGNVVAAAAGKIGENLVLNRVAYVEGDTVAGYVHSNGKIGVLVDLAGGDSQKAKDVALHVAAERPQYLSRDEVNSGDIDKEREILTNKAINEGKPAQIVEKIVEGQIGKFYSEKVLPEQAFVKDNALTVAKYLGDAKVQKFVRFEIGA, from the coding sequence ATGATGGAATCGATCAAGAAGCTGCGCGAACTGACCGGTGCGGGCATGATGGACGTCAAGAAGGCCCTGGCCGACGCCGGGAACGACGAGGACAAGGCGGTGGCCCTGCTGCGCGAGCGCGGCATCGTGAAGGCCGCCAAGAAGGCCGACCGTGAAGCCCGCGAGGGACTGGTGCGCTTTGTCGTCGACGGCAACCGCGCCGCCATCGTCGAGGTGAACAGCGAGACCGACTTCGTGGCCCGCAACGCCGACTTCCAGGCCCTGGTCGAGAAGCTCGCGCAGGCCGCATTGAGCGCGAAGACCAGCGACATCGAGGAATTCCGCAATGCGGCGCTCGACGGCGACACGGTGGGCAACGTCGTGGCCGCCGCCGCCGGCAAGATCGGCGAGAACCTGGTGCTCAACCGTGTGGCCTACGTGGAAGGCGACACCGTGGCCGGGTACGTCCACAGCAACGGCAAGATCGGCGTGCTGGTGGATCTGGCGGGCGGCGACAGCCAGAAGGCCAAGGACGTGGCCCTGCACGTTGCGGCCGAGCGCCCCCAGTACCTGTCGCGCGACGAGGTCAACAGCGGCGACATCGACAAGGAGCGCGAGATCCTGACGAACAAGGCGATCAACGAGGGCAAGCCCGCGCAGATCGTCGAGAAGATCGTCGAGGGCCAGATCGGCAAGTTCTACTCCGAGAAGGTGCTCCCCGAGCAGGCTTTCGTCAAGGACAACGCCCTGACCGTCGCGAAGTACCTGGGCGACGCGAAGGTACAGAAATTCGTCCGGTTCGAGATCGGCGCATAA
- the pyrH gene encoding UMP kinase, whose product MFKRVLLKLSGEFLANENGFGISPDTTAQLARRITTALTGTDVQLAIVIGGGNLWRGARNGQGMDPATADYIGMLGTVMNAMALQDAMETAGSPTRVMSAIPMAAVAEPYIRRRAIRHLEKGRVVIFGGGNGAPFFTTDTTSTLRAMEIGADVVLMAKNKVDGVYDSDPRRNPDAKFIAEATHQEVVERRLEVMDATALTLCMDKGLPIVVFDLFKRDNLQRLFAGERVGTLIHS is encoded by the coding sequence ATGTTCAAACGCGTCCTGCTCAAGCTCTCCGGTGAGTTCCTGGCCAACGAGAACGGCTTCGGGATCAGCCCGGACACCACCGCCCAGCTCGCCCGGCGGATCACCACCGCCCTGACGGGCACGGACGTGCAGCTCGCCATCGTGATCGGCGGGGGCAACCTGTGGCGCGGGGCTCGCAACGGCCAGGGCATGGATCCGGCCACGGCCGACTACATCGGCATGCTGGGCACCGTCATGAACGCCATGGCCCTGCAGGACGCCATGGAGACCGCCGGGTCGCCCACCCGCGTCATGAGCGCCATTCCCATGGCCGCCGTGGCCGAGCCGTACATCCGCCGCCGCGCCATCCGTCACCTGGAAAAGGGGCGGGTCGTCATCTTCGGTGGGGGGAACGGCGCCCCCTTCTTCACGACCGACACGACGAGCACGCTGCGGGCCATGGAGATCGGCGCGGACGTGGTGCTCATGGCGAAGAACAAGGTGGACGGCGTGTACGACAGCGACCCGCGCAGGAACCCGGACGCGAAGTTCATCGCCGAGGCCACGCATCAGGAGGTCGTGGAGCGGCGGCTGGAGGTCATGGACGCCACCGCCCTGACCCTGTGCATGGACAAGGGCCTGCCCATCGTGGTGTTCGACCTGTTCAAGAGAGACAACCTGCAGCGTCTGTTTGCAGGCGAGCGCGTCGGTACCCTGATCCACAGCTGA